A genomic segment from Bradyrhizobium sp. CB1015 encodes:
- the lexA gene encoding transcriptional repressor LexA, with protein sequence MLTRKQYELLRFISERLKESGVPPSFDEMKDALDLRSKSGIHRLITALEERGFIRRLPNRARAIEVIKLPELQAAAGNRRGFTPSVIEGNLGKVRASSSPPADESERPVAVPVMGRIAAGTPIEALQTRSHTISVPPDMLGSGEHYALEVRGDSMVEAGILDGDMALIQRNETANTGDIVVALIDDEEATLKRFRRRGASIALEPANAAYEVRILPPNRVKIQGKLIGLYRKY encoded by the coding sequence ATGTTGACGCGCAAACAATACGAGCTTCTGCGGTTCATCAGCGAACGTCTGAAGGAAAGCGGCGTGCCGCCGTCCTTCGACGAGATGAAGGATGCGCTCGACCTGCGCTCGAAGTCAGGCATCCATCGCCTGATCACTGCGCTCGAGGAGCGCGGCTTTATTCGCCGCCTGCCCAACCGCGCCCGTGCCATCGAGGTGATCAAGCTGCCCGAGCTCCAGGCCGCCGCCGGCAATCGCCGCGGCTTCACCCCGAGCGTCATCGAGGGCAACCTTGGCAAGGTGCGCGCGAGCTCCAGCCCCCCCGCGGACGAGAGTGAGCGCCCCGTCGCGGTACCCGTGATGGGCCGCATCGCGGCCGGCACGCCGATCGAGGCGCTGCAGACCCGCAGCCACACCATCAGCGTACCGCCGGACATGCTCGGCTCGGGCGAGCACTACGCGCTCGAAGTGCGGGGCGATTCGATGGTCGAGGCCGGCATCCTCGACGGCGACATGGCGCTGATCCAGCGCAATGAGACCGCCAATACCGGCGACATCGTGGTGGCGCTGATCGACGACGAGGAGGCCACGCTCAAGCGCTTCCGCCGCCGCGGCGCCTCGATCGCGCTCGAACCCGCCAATGCGGCCTACGAGGTCCGCATTCTTCCGCCGAACCGCGTGAAGATCCAGGGCAAGCTGATCGGGCTTTACCGGAAGTACTGA